In Streptomyces sp. NBC_00306, a single genomic region encodes these proteins:
- a CDS encoding GvpL/GvpF family gas vesicle protein has product MSTYVYGIARSSHPSLPDKADGIGDPPRPVRVIRQGQLAALVSDAPDNLRPKRRDLLAHQNVLRQAGESGSVLPLRFGGVSPDDETLAAVLAEREEHYLERLGALDGKVEYNVKASHDEESVLHRVLADDPELRSLAEANRTAGGGTHEQKIQLGERIAAAVQQREARDGDLVRATLEGVCEEASAGPQSVGWLANLSFLVNRERSADFVNAVDALRVEQPHLVLTVTGPLPPYSFVE; this is encoded by the coding sequence GTGAGTACCTATGTCTACGGCATAGCCAGGAGCTCGCACCCGAGCCTCCCGGACAAGGCGGACGGTATCGGTGACCCGCCGCGGCCCGTACGCGTCATCCGCCAGGGGCAGCTCGCCGCTCTGGTCAGCGACGCCCCCGACAACCTGAGGCCCAAGCGGCGCGACCTGCTGGCGCACCAGAACGTCCTGCGTCAGGCCGGCGAGTCCGGCTCCGTCCTTCCGCTGCGGTTCGGCGGAGTGTCACCCGACGACGAGACGCTCGCCGCCGTCCTCGCCGAGCGCGAGGAGCACTATCTGGAGCGCCTGGGCGCTCTGGACGGCAAGGTCGAGTACAACGTGAAGGCCTCGCACGACGAGGAGTCGGTGCTGCACCGGGTACTCGCCGACGACCCCGAGCTGCGCTCCCTGGCCGAGGCGAACCGGACCGCGGGCGGTGGCACCCACGAGCAGAAGATCCAGCTCGGCGAGCGCATCGCGGCGGCCGTCCAGCAGCGCGAGGCCCGTGACGGCGATCTGGTGCGGGCGACGCTGGAAGGGGTCTGTGAGGAGGCGAGCGCCGGGCCGCAGAGCGTCGGCTGGCTCGCGAACCTCTCCTTCCTGGTGAACCGCGAGCGCAGCGCCGACTTCGTGAACGCGGTCGACGCGCTCCGTGTGGAGCAGCCGCACCTCGTGCTGACGGTCACCGGACCGCTTCCTCCCTACAGCTTCGTGGAGTGA
- a CDS encoding gas vesicle protein: MTAGDGSPLAQRQVALVDLLDRLLAGGVVISGDITLRIADVDLVRIDLKALISSVTEQVRSPWEGAP, from the coding sequence GTGACCGCCGGTGACGGGTCGCCCCTCGCGCAGCGTCAGGTCGCCCTGGTCGACCTGCTGGACAGGCTGCTCGCCGGCGGGGTCGTGATCAGTGGCGACATCACGCTGAGGATCGCGGACGTCGACCTCGTCCGCATCGATCTCAAGGCCCTCATCAGTTCGGTCACCGAGCAGGTGCGGTCGCCCTGGGAGGGAGCACCATGA
- a CDS encoding DNA primase: MNNRLVLGLAVGAGYVLGRTKKAKLAFAVGTLVAGKRLQLSPKAIGEFVTQQLQNNPQFKELGDQLRQDLGGVGKAATGALVNRQLEGFADRLHGRTLGVQDRLQGVVPGSRDEDEGHAEDTEDAEARDSADGEDGGDEEEHRERREPQKKAAPQKKTAARRTTAKKTAAPARRATKKTASKTTAAKRAASKGGRDRG; this comes from the coding sequence ATGAACAACAGGCTGGTTCTTGGCCTCGCTGTGGGGGCGGGGTACGTGCTCGGGCGTACGAAGAAGGCGAAGCTGGCGTTTGCCGTCGGCACGCTGGTGGCAGGCAAGCGACTCCAGCTGAGCCCGAAGGCCATCGGGGAGTTCGTCACCCAGCAGCTGCAGAACAACCCGCAGTTCAAGGAGTTGGGCGATCAGCTGCGGCAGGACCTCGGCGGCGTGGGCAAGGCCGCGACCGGCGCGCTCGTCAACCGGCAGCTCGAAGGGTTCGCCGACCGGCTGCACGGCCGCACGCTGGGTGTCCAGGACCGGCTCCAGGGCGTCGTCCCCGGATCCCGGGACGAGGACGAGGGACACGCAGAGGACACAGAGGACGCAGAGGCGCGGGACAGCGCCGATGGCGAGGACGGTGGCGACGAGGAAGAGCACCGCGAGCGCCGCGAGCCGCAGAAGAAGGCGGCCCCGCAGAAGAAGACCGCCGCACGACGGACGACGGCCAAGAAGACGGCAGCGCCCGCGCGGCGCGCCACGAAGAAGACGGCGTCCAAGACGACCGCCGCGAAGAGGGCCGCCTCGAAGGGAGGCCGGGACCGTGGCTGA
- a CDS encoding NAD-dependent epimerase/dehydratase family protein codes for MSADKGLRVVVTGATGNVGTSVVRALGADPQIASVLGLARRIPGMTAPRTTWASVDLSEASAPDALRRHFADADAVVHLAWRFQPTHDPVVTWQSNVLGSIAVYDAVVAAGVPALVHASSVGAYSPGPKTAPGVDESWPTHGWPDAAYCREKAYLERVLDTYERQHPQIRVVRMRPGFLFKETAASEQRRIFGGRHLPGPLIRPDLLPFVPDLEGLRFQVMHTDDAAEACRLALLNDVRGAFNLAADPPVDAQVLAELLDARIVRLPRRAVRAALAAAWGLHAVPASPHLFDAVLRLPLLDSTRAREELGWRPEWSATEAIEEFLRGVRKGSGEATEPLQGHKAA; via the coding sequence ATGAGCGCGGACAAAGGACTGCGGGTGGTGGTCACCGGAGCCACCGGGAACGTCGGCACCAGTGTGGTGAGGGCCCTCGGCGCCGATCCACAGATCGCCTCCGTCCTCGGGCTGGCGCGCCGGATCCCCGGCATGACCGCGCCCCGGACCACCTGGGCGTCCGTCGATCTGTCCGAGGCGTCGGCACCGGACGCGCTGCGCCGCCACTTCGCCGACGCCGACGCGGTCGTCCATCTCGCCTGGCGCTTCCAGCCGACACACGACCCGGTGGTCACCTGGCAGAGCAACGTCCTCGGCTCGATCGCCGTGTACGACGCCGTCGTGGCCGCGGGCGTGCCCGCCCTGGTCCACGCCTCGTCGGTGGGGGCGTACTCCCCCGGTCCGAAGACCGCCCCGGGAGTCGACGAGTCCTGGCCCACGCACGGGTGGCCGGACGCCGCGTACTGCCGGGAGAAGGCCTACCTCGAGCGGGTGCTGGACACCTACGAGCGGCAGCACCCGCAGATCCGGGTCGTCAGGATGCGGCCCGGGTTCCTCTTCAAGGAGACAGCGGCGAGCGAACAGCGCCGCATCTTCGGCGGCCGCCATCTGCCGGGGCCACTGATCCGGCCGGACCTGCTGCCGTTCGTACCGGACCTGGAGGGACTGCGGTTCCAGGTGATGCACACCGACGACGCCGCCGAGGCCTGCCGGCTGGCGCTGCTGAACGACGTGCGCGGCGCGTTCAATCTCGCCGCTGATCCGCCCGTCGATGCCCAAGTGCTGGCCGAACTGCTGGACGCCCGGATCGTACGGCTGCCCCGCCGGGCGGTACGCGCGGCGCTGGCGGCGGCCTGGGGGCTGCATGCCGTGCCGGCGTCGCCGCATCTGTTCGACGCGGTGCTGCGACTGCCGCTGCTGGATTCGACCCGCGCGCGGGAGGAGTTGGGGTGGCGCCCGGAGTGGTCCGCGACCGAGGCGATCGAAGAGTTCCTGCGCGGCGTGCGGAAGGGGTCCGGCGAGGCGACCGAACCGCTTCAGGGGCACAAGGCGGCCTGA
- a CDS encoding flavodoxin family protein encodes MKALVVNCTLKRSPDPSNTHALAEVVGHRLIELGCDVEYVRAVDLDIRPGVVSDAGDGDEWPAVHRKLLGAQILIVASPTWVGRPSSVAQRVLERMSALMSEQDHEGRPVAYNRVAGVVVTGNEDGAHHVISEITGALGDIGYTIPGQSWTYWHLGPGPGPDYLDDERGHEWAHRTGRTMAANLYRTAYALIAHPLDVPEQ; translated from the coding sequence ATGAAGGCACTCGTCGTCAACTGCACCCTCAAGCGGTCGCCCGACCCCTCCAACACGCACGCTCTCGCGGAGGTCGTCGGTCACCGCCTCATCGAGCTGGGCTGCGACGTCGAGTACGTGCGTGCGGTCGACCTGGACATCAGGCCCGGGGTCGTCTCGGACGCCGGGGACGGGGACGAGTGGCCCGCGGTGCACCGGAAGCTGCTCGGCGCACAGATCCTGATCGTGGCGTCGCCGACCTGGGTCGGCAGGCCCTCGTCCGTGGCGCAGCGCGTCCTGGAGCGGATGAGCGCGCTGATGTCCGAGCAGGACCATGAGGGGCGGCCGGTCGCCTACAACCGCGTCGCGGGCGTGGTGGTCACGGGCAACGAGGACGGCGCGCACCATGTCATCAGCGAGATCACGGGCGCCCTCGGCGACATCGGCTACACGATCCCGGGTCAGTCCTGGACGTACTGGCATCTCGGCCCGGGACCGGGACCCGACTATCTCGACGACGAACGCGGGCACGAGTGGGCCCACCGGACCGGACGGACGATGGCGGCCAATCTGTACCGGACCGCCTACGCGCTGATCGCCCACCCGCTCGACGTACCCGAGCAGTAG
- a CDS encoding SRPBCC family protein: protein MAEKTSPLSGDNPAIQRVKEELQSFLAAQAQQALMSAGRKLGQSTNKLNDIAEGRSPGFAKLALEGGRKAMEGKGPVRSAVELGASHLKDKVTGVFKNLGGKGKSKSGGGNKPIVIIESIDVGVSVRDAYDQWTRYQDFSTFAKGVKSATVADDTSSDWQLKVFWSSRSWKARTTEQVPDSRIQWTSEGAKGSTKGVVTFHSLGENLTRVLLVMEYYPKGLFEKTGNIWRAQGRRARLDLKNFARHISMRGEAEDGWRGEIRDGEVVVTHDDAVAEEQEQEEQDQRDEAEGEEPEEEYADEDLPEEEEEEEPEEEYVYEDEDEAEEPVDEEEPAEEDELPEEEEEDVEEDAVREPAGSGGRGRR, encoded by the coding sequence GTGGCTGAGAAGACGTCGCCGCTGAGCGGGGACAACCCCGCCATCCAGCGGGTGAAGGAAGAACTGCAGAGTTTCCTGGCGGCGCAGGCGCAGCAGGCGCTGATGTCCGCCGGCCGGAAGCTCGGCCAGAGCACCAACAAGCTCAACGACATCGCGGAAGGCAGAAGCCCCGGCTTCGCCAAGCTTGCGCTGGAGGGCGGCCGCAAGGCGATGGAGGGCAAGGGCCCGGTCCGCAGCGCGGTCGAGCTCGGCGCCTCCCATCTCAAGGACAAGGTCACTGGCGTGTTCAAGAACCTCGGCGGCAAGGGCAAGTCCAAGAGCGGCGGCGGCAACAAGCCGATCGTCATCATCGAGTCCATCGACGTCGGCGTGTCGGTCCGTGACGCGTACGACCAGTGGACCCGCTACCAGGACTTCTCCACCTTCGCCAAGGGCGTCAAGAGCGCGACGGTGGCCGACGACACCTCGTCCGACTGGCAGCTGAAGGTGTTCTGGTCCAGCCGCAGCTGGAAGGCCCGGACGACCGAACAGGTGCCGGACAGCCGCATCCAGTGGACGTCCGAGGGCGCCAAGGGCAGCACCAAGGGCGTCGTCACCTTCCACTCGCTGGGCGAGAACCTGACCCGGGTGCTGCTGGTCATGGAGTACTACCCCAAGGGTCTCTTCGAGAAGACCGGCAACATCTGGCGCGCCCAGGGCCGCCGGGCCCGGCTCGACCTCAAGAACTTTGCCCGCCACATATCGATGCGCGGCGAGGCCGAGGACGGCTGGCGCGGTGAGATCCGGGACGGCGAGGTCGTCGTCACCCATGACGACGCCGTCGCCGAGGAGCAGGAGCAGGAAGAGCAGGACCAGCGCGACGAGGCCGAGGGCGAGGAGCCCGAGGAGGAGTACGCGGACGAGGACCTTCCGGAGGAGGAGGAAGAAGAGGAGCCGGAAGAGGAGTACGTCTACGAGGACGAGGACGAGGCCGAGGAGCCCGTGGACGAGGAGGAGCCGGCCGAGGAGGACGAGCTCCCCGAGGAAGAAGAGGAAGACGTCGAAGAGGACGCGGTGCGTGAACCGGCCGGGTCCGGAGGCCGTGGACGCCGATGA
- a CDS encoding HAD family hydrolase has product MDRAAVFDVDGTLADTNHLHVTAWWEAFRQSGHRVEMWDIHQALGLPSHHLVARLLGDDRDTDGDDTVITAHKVLYATFFDRIAPLERAPDLLRELAESGWKVVLATSASGGELAALRHAIDADDAITATTSADDVEEGKPAPEPVHQALELAGVSADRAVFIGDAVWDMKAATTANVVGVGLLSGGISRADLETAGARAVYRNTADLLEQLGSSPIADIERRRSS; this is encoded by the coding sequence ATGGATCGCGCGGCGGTCTTCGACGTCGACGGCACCCTTGCCGACACCAACCACCTCCATGTGACGGCCTGGTGGGAGGCGTTCAGGCAGTCCGGCCACCGGGTGGAGATGTGGGACATCCATCAGGCTCTCGGGCTGCCGAGCCACCACCTGGTCGCCCGGCTGCTCGGGGACGACCGGGACACCGACGGGGACGACACCGTCATCACCGCGCACAAGGTGCTCTACGCGACCTTCTTCGATCGCATCGCGCCGCTTGAGCGGGCGCCCGACCTGCTGCGGGAACTCGCCGAGTCCGGGTGGAAGGTGGTGCTCGCCACCTCGGCGTCGGGCGGCGAACTCGCTGCGCTGCGGCACGCGATCGACGCCGACGACGCCATCACCGCGACGACGAGTGCCGATGACGTCGAAGAGGGCAAGCCCGCGCCCGAGCCGGTCCATCAGGCCCTGGAGCTCGCGGGGGTGTCCGCGGACCGTGCCGTGTTCATCGGCGACGCCGTGTGGGACATGAAGGCGGCCACTACGGCGAACGTCGTCGGAGTGGGGCTGCTCAGCGGTGGCATCTCACGGGCGGATCTGGAGACGGCCGGTGCGCGGGCCGTGTACCGGAACACCGCGGACCTGCTGGAGCAGCTGGGCAGCAGCCCCATCGCGGACATCGAGCGGCGCCGGAGCAGCTGA
- a CDS encoding gas vesicle protein GvpG, protein MGLISELLLLPAAPVRGTFWVLQQVVDEAERQYYDPSAIQSELARLSDQLDAGEIDEAEFDRREDELLDRLEAMQNREQG, encoded by the coding sequence ATGGGCCTCATCTCCGAACTGCTGCTTCTGCCCGCCGCCCCGGTGCGCGGCACCTTCTGGGTGCTGCAGCAGGTGGTGGACGAGGCCGAGCGGCAGTACTACGACCCTTCGGCCATTCAGAGCGAACTCGCCCGGCTGTCGGACCAACTGGACGCGGGCGAGATCGACGAAGCCGAATTCGACCGCCGGGAGGACGAGCTCCTCGACCGGCTCGAGGCGATGCAGAACAGAGAGCAGGGATGA
- a CDS encoding gas vesicle protein, translating into MTTASRLPDPYGSGGGANLADILERVLDKGIVIAGDIRINLLDIELLTIKLRLIVASVDKAKEMGINWWEDDPGLSTGARRNELAAENERLQRRIAELEEAAQPAVDSAETKKERRESA; encoded by the coding sequence ATGACCACTGCAAGCAGGCTCCCCGATCCCTACGGCTCCGGCGGAGGCGCGAACCTCGCCGACATCCTCGAGCGCGTGCTCGACAAGGGGATCGTCATCGCCGGTGACATCCGTATCAATCTGCTCGACATCGAGCTGCTCACCATCAAGTTGCGGCTGATCGTCGCCTCCGTCGACAAGGCGAAGGAGATGGGCATCAACTGGTGGGAGGACGATCCCGGACTGTCCACCGGTGCCCGCCGCAACGAACTGGCCGCCGAGAACGAGCGCCTCCAGCGCCGTATCGCCGAACTGGAAGAGGCGGCGCAGCCGGCGGTGGACAGCGCGGAGACGAAGAAGGAGCGTAGGGAATCCGCATGA
- a CDS encoding gas vesicle structural protein GvpA encodes MTVVPAQQQQQGRGGGSSGLYDVLELILDRGLVIDAFVRVSLVGIEILKIDIRVVVASVDTYLRFAEACNRLDLESGPHKDPGLPELVGEMTESGARGKTRGALSGAAQTISDSFQQARDESQTESKPRSSRTRRPAARKKEEETE; translated from the coding sequence ATGACCGTTGTGCCGGCACAGCAGCAGCAGCAAGGACGTGGTGGTGGCTCGAGCGGCCTCTACGACGTCCTGGAACTCATTCTCGACCGGGGACTCGTCATCGACGCCTTCGTGAGGGTCTCCCTCGTCGGTATCGAGATCCTGAAGATCGACATACGTGTCGTCGTGGCCAGCGTGGACACGTACCTGCGCTTCGCCGAGGCGTGCAACCGCCTCGACCTGGAGTCCGGACCGCACAAGGACCCGGGTCTGCCCGAGCTGGTCGGCGAGATGACCGAGTCGGGTGCCCGCGGCAAGACCAGGGGCGCGCTCTCGGGTGCCGCGCAGACGATCTCGGACTCCTTCCAGCAGGCGCGTGACGAGAGCCAGACCGAGTCCAAGCCGCGCAGTTCCCGTACCCGCCGCCCGGCGGCACGCAAGAAGGAGGAGGAGACGGAGTGA
- a CDS encoding gas vesicle protein K → MSEESRRLDLDADTVERDLAKLVLTVVELLRQLMERQALRRVDQGDLSEEQEERIGLTLMLLEDRMGVLRDEFGLKPSDLNIDLGPLGPLLPRS, encoded by the coding sequence ATGAGCGAAGAATCGCGGAGACTCGATCTCGACGCCGACACCGTCGAACGCGACCTGGCAAAACTCGTCCTGACCGTGGTGGAACTGCTGCGCCAGCTCATGGAGCGCCAGGCGCTGCGCCGGGTCGACCAGGGGGACCTGAGCGAGGAGCAGGAGGAGCGGATCGGCCTGACGCTGATGCTCCTGGAGGACCGGATGGGCGTGCTGCGGGACGAGTTCGGGCTCAAGCCCAGTGACCTGAACATCGACCTCGGCCCGCTCGGCCCCCTGCTGCCCAGGTCGTGA
- a CDS encoding GvpL/GvpF family gas vesicle protein yields MNELRYVYAVSRPFQAALPKDLLGVAGAPVYALGHGDLVAVVSAVSPDDFDEAPLKAHLENLDWLSDTARAHESVVAALASVTSPLPLRLATVCRDDDGVRRLLDSGHARFLRTLERLDGRVEWGVKVYAETPAQSPDSAGPAPATGRDYLRRRLEERRTSERSWESADVVSRRLHEELARHAEAVRLHRPQQAQLSQAAGHNVLNAAYLVPREESAAFVETVNRLQPEEPGLSAELTGPWVPYSFAGDEDEQ; encoded by the coding sequence ATGAACGAACTGCGCTATGTGTACGCCGTGTCCCGGCCCTTCCAGGCCGCGCTCCCCAAGGACCTCCTGGGGGTGGCCGGGGCTCCGGTGTACGCGCTCGGCCACGGCGACCTCGTCGCCGTGGTGTCGGCGGTGTCGCCCGACGACTTCGACGAGGCTCCGCTCAAGGCGCACCTGGAGAACCTCGACTGGCTGAGCGACACCGCCCGGGCCCATGAGTCCGTGGTCGCGGCCCTCGCCTCGGTCACCAGCCCGTTGCCGCTCCGTCTCGCGACCGTGTGCCGGGACGACGACGGGGTGCGGCGTCTGCTGGACTCCGGGCACGCCCGGTTCCTGCGCACCCTCGAGCGGCTCGACGGCCGGGTGGAGTGGGGCGTCAAGGTCTACGCCGAGACGCCCGCGCAGTCGCCGGACTCGGCCGGGCCGGCCCCGGCGACCGGCCGCGACTATCTGCGCCGGCGGCTGGAGGAGCGCCGGACGAGCGAGCGGTCCTGGGAGTCGGCGGACGTGGTGTCGCGCCGGCTGCACGAGGAGCTGGCCCGCCATGCGGAGGCGGTACGGCTGCACCGGCCGCAGCAGGCCCAGCTCTCCCAGGCGGCGGGCCACAACGTGCTCAACGCCGCCTATCTCGTACCGCGTGAGGAGAGTGCCGCCTTCGTCGAGACGGTGAACCGTCTTCAGCCCGAGGAGCCGGGGCTGAGCGCGGAGCTGACGGGTCCCTGGGTGCCGTATTCCTTCGCCGGCGACGAGGACGAGCAGTGA